AGCCTTCGTAACGATAGCCAATATACCACTTCCTTGAACAAAGCACTCATGGAAAATATCATACATTATGCCGTCAGCCAACTCAAGTAGAATAGTTGTCAGCAGTCAGTTCGGTTTTCAGTGAAGAGGTGGTCGCTTAACAAAAGCCTCTTTTAACTGATCCCTCAGGACTTACGCAAATTGAGCAAAAAAGCGAGATATTTTACGAAAAAAGGTGTTATCTCAGGGATTTAACCCCCTAAATCCCCCTTATCAGGGGGACTTTAAGAGGAACTGCGTAAATCCTGACTCTTACAAAAACTTCACGACGACCAACGTAATGTCATCATTGGCACTTTCGTCCTGTTGATGTGCCTGCAGGTCGGACAGAATCTCTGTCTTTATCTCTTCAGGGGACAGATGTCGTTTTTGCGAAATGAGTTCTGTGAACCTGTCGAATCCATACATTTCGGCGTTAGGATTGAATGCTTCTGTGATCCCATCTGAATAAAGGACCAACAGATCCCCCGGATACCACTCTACTTCAGAACTGTAGTATTGCGTCGGGGTGTCGGACATTGAAATACCGACCGGGAGAAAAGAGGATTCTAACTCAATGAGATCCGTATCGTCACGCTTGATGCCGTTCTGTTCAGCACGATAGAGGAGCATCTGCGGGTGCCCGGCATTGGCGAACTCCAACCGATTATCGGGGTGAATGATAAGATAACAGCAGGTCATGTAGATAAAAGCCTGGGCATCTTCTTCTGTGACACGGGTAATGGCTTTCATGACTTCCGGCACAGAAGCATCGAAACGGAGCTGTGTTTGCAAGCAGCTTTTTGTCATTGCAGCAACCATCGCCGAATGATAGCCGTGCCCCATGACATCACCGAGAAAAATGGCGACGCTATTGTCCCGGAGTTCCATATAGTCGTAATAATCACCGCCGACGCTATTCGCGGGTCGGCAATATCCGGAGGAACTGACGTGGCGTTGCGCTATTTCTTTATTTGGGAGGAGAGATTTTTGAACTTCAGCGGCAAGCCGCATTGATTCTTCCTGCGCCACCTCCTTACGGATAGCACTCATCTGGATCTCAAGGTCGCGTCGGATTTTCTCATTCAAGACCCGGAACATCCCACTCCCAATTCGCGGTTCTCGTGCCATAGCGTTGTAAAAATCGCTTCTCGTGATCCGCAGAAATTGTGTGGGTTTTACTGTTTTAACTGTAGCACTCCGCGGTTTATTGTCAATCAGGGCGATTTCTCCGAGGCAGTACCCCTTTTCATTGAAGAACAAGACTTCTGTTCCTGCCTTGATGATACTGACTTCACCCTCCACCAATAAGTAAAGCGAATCGCCTTCATCTCCCTCCTCAAAGAGCGTTGAATAGGCTGGATACGCGACTTCGTTGGCAATATGACAGATCGCTTTTAATTCGGTTTGTGGGAGTTCTGCAAAAAGTTCCGTCTTTTGTAAAAACTGTAACTTCTCTGCTTCTGGTAGCATTATCTATTCAGCCTTTGACTTTTTATAGAAAATGTGTTATTTTTAATAAGATGTTGGAAACCTGTAAACTGCGTTTTGGGTGATTTACCGAAAGATTAGACGAAATTCACAAATATAAGTTGAGAACAATGCAAGGCTTTTAATTTATGTGCCTCTGGACCGCTCTCCATGCCATTACAAGCGGGCTCTTGGTGGAAAATGAACATTAAACCAAAACCGTAGCCCGCAACAATACGCAGAAACACCCCGCTGAATGCCACACGCGCATTCAGCGTTGATTCGCAAAAACACGCGGGCGGCTCGTGAGAATGGCACGTCAAAGTCGAAACCAGCGTTATTCATCCGCAAGGCACAATTAAAAACGTTCACATATCTATCATGACACAGAAAAGAGAATTATGTCAATCACTGATTTTTTTCGGGGAAAAGTTCTGCTTATTACTGGTGGCACCGCATTTTTGGGGCAACCGATGGTCGCAAAAATTTTAACTGCCCTTCCCGATATTCAAAAGATTTATCTTCTCATTCGAAGTCGCACGGATACAACTGGAAAACACACTTCCGCTCAAGAACGTTTAGAAAATGAGCTTCTCACTTCCGACGTTTTTGCTTCCCTTCGTCGGCTACACGGCGACAATTTTGATGCATGGGCGCAGCAGAAATTGACAGCTGTTGAGGGTGATCTCACGCACGAGCGTCTTGGATTCAGCGATGCGGAATACCAAAGACTCCAGAACGAAGTCCAGGTTTTTATCAATATCGCGGGCCTTGTAGATTTTGATCCACCTTTCGATGATTCTTTGTGGGGGAATGCCCTCGCTGCCAAACATGTCGTCAACTTTGCCAAGGGTTGCCCGGATGCTGTGTTTCTCCACATCTCAACAGCCTACGTTTGCGGCGACAAACCGGGACGCGTGCCTGAAGAACTTCCATTGGCATACGCACACTACGCAAGACAACACCGCGAAAAAACTGGCATGCCTATCCCTGAAACGCTCTCCGAGGAGATCGAAGGGTTGCTTTCCCTGAGTGCTGCTATCCGTGCTGAAGCCGAATCGCCTGAAACTCTCGTTAACCTTCAGCAAGAAGCGGAGGCACAAATAAAAGGAACGCGTAAGGGACTTGCGGCACAGATCGAGGAGTTGAAGGCAGAATGGCTTGAGGAACGCTTGGTTGAGGAAGGGTTGAAGCACGCTCGTTCGCGCGGATGGAACGATACTTACACCTATATGAAATTCCTCGCTGAGCAGATGGTTATGGAATTGCGCGGCGAACTGCCCACTGCTATCGTGCGTCCCTCAATTATTGAGAGTAGTTTTGATGAGCCTGAACCCGGATGGCTCGGCGGATTTCGGATGTGCGAACCTCTGATCGTGGGTTTTGGGAAAGGACGACTCCCGGATTTCCCGGCAGATCCAGACATAATCCTCGATATTATCCCTGTCGATTTTGTAGTGAATGCTATCTTGGCAGCTGCTGAGGCGACTGCAAAGCGCCGCGGTCTTGAAGTGTATCATGTCGCGACAGGGACGCAGAATCCGCTCTATTTTCGAGGTATCTTTGAAGCAACCTACGAATATTTTATGAAATATCCAATGGTAGAGGACGGAAAACCGGTTGCGGTCCCAATTTGGAAATATCCGAGCTTAGCGGAATTTCAGCGAAAATTGGATAGTCGTATGCGTCTGGTCGATCTTGCCGTTCAGACCCTTGGCAAACTTCCGATACGTGCGGCTAAGCGGAAACGCCGTCACCTTGTCCTGAAGCAGAGCGGTATCAAAGCACTCCTGCATTACATCAGAATCTATGCCCCTTACACGCGGACTAACTTTGAATTTGAGACCGAGAAAACCCAAGGGCTTTACGAGGCGCTTTCACCGACAGAACAGCAGCGTTTTAACTTCGATGTTTCAAGGATCCATTGGAAGCGATATTTCCAAGAGATCCATATCCCTGGCATAAAGAGACATGTGTTGAAGATTGAAAATAACACAGCGAACGATACAGAAGCATCTTCCTCTGCCAAACAGGAGAAAGCGAATTCGCAAGACGAGTCCGAGGAGTCCGCGACTGCCCTCAAACGGATTGCCCCCAAAACGATCGTAGACCTGATTAAAATGCAAGCCGCGCGAATCCCAGATAGAATCGCGCTGCAGATGGCAAACGAAAGCGGATGGGAAGTGTATACATACGCGGAGACGTATACCTTGTCGCGCCAAGTCGCGTGGCAGCTCTGGAAAAGCGGTTTGCGAAAAGACGATCGCGTGATATTAGTTTCTGAAAACCAGCCCGAATGGTGTATCGCTTACCTTGCAGCTATCCAAATAGGTATCGCTGTTGTTCCGCTTGACGCGCAAACACCCGCCCATGAAATTTTGGCAATCGCCAAGTTCACTACTGCGAAATCGATTTTAGCCTCCGAAAGCGTATTAGAAAAATCGGATGCGGAAATCCTATCAACGCCAGAGACGATGTTACAAAACATCAATAAGAACTGTGAAATTGTGGGAGTTTCCGATGCCAGGGTGCACGAAGCCCCAACCACCGAGATTCCTGCCGATTTTCCGAATGTAGACGTCTCTCCAGACACCGTTGCTTCGATTATCTTTACAATGGGAACTACTGTTGAAGCGAAAGGTGCGATGCTCACGCACGGCGGCTTTATTTCCAATGTCCAAGCAGTGGCAAAAGCCCTCCCACCGACAGACACCGAGCGGATCCTGTCAGCACTTCCATTGTATCATGCCTTGAGTTTCTCCTGTAGTTTACTGATGGCACTTTACAGCGGCACGACGGCGACTTACGTCAATGCCCTTCGTCCTACAACACTTCTGAAGACAATGCGTGAGGCAAAGACGACGGCTTTTATTGGCGTTCCACGCCTTTTTCAGATGCTTCAAAGCACAATTGAACGACAAGCATCGCGAGCAGATACACCGGGTGAGACATTGGCAAAAAAAGCACAAGCGGTCATGGGGGGTGAAATACGCGTCCTCGTTAGTGGTGGTGCCTCGCTTTCCGATGCGATCTACGACGGATTTCAAAAATTCGGTATGACCCTTTACCAAGGCTACGGAATGACTGAAACAGCACCCGTTCTCAGTGTCAATCCATATCTAAAAAGTAAGCGGGGTTCGGTAGGACCAGCGGTAGAAGGCGTGGAACTTCAAATCAAGAATCCGGGCAGTGATGGTATCGGGGAGATCATCGCTAAGGGACCGAGTACGATGAAGGGCTACTATCAGAACGCGGATGCTACAGAAAAGGCTATTCGCAACGGATGGCTCTACACAGGCGATTTGGGCTACATGGACGCGGATGGCTACCTCTATCTCACTGGACATTGCAAGGACATTATCGTTCCCGCATCTGGAAAGAATGTCTATCCCGTTGAATTGGAGGCACTCTATCGAGACAGTTCGGAAACCATTTCTGAAATGTGTGTCCTCGGCATTCCGCATGAAGACGGGTCGGATATGGGTATACATGCCGTGATTGTGCCGACAACTCCCGACGAGGAAACGCAAACGGAAATTCAGCACTACCTTCAGGCGCGAGCAAAGCAGCTACCGAGTTACCAACAATTCCACAAATCTCACTTCTGGAACGATCCCCTACCAAAGACTGCGGATGGGGAGATAGATCGACAACGTCTAAGGTGTAGCTTGGAGGCGCATATTAAAAGTATGGCAGACCTTCAGGAGAATCCCAGCGCGGATGTAGATAGTGCTGCACCCAGATCGGACATACCAGAAGAAATCCTCTCTACCCTCGCACGATTGGCACGCATGCCGGCACACCAAATTCAGCGGGAGAGCCGTTTAGATACCGACTTAGGGCTTGATTCACTCACGCGCCTCGATCTTCTACTGGTCCTTGAATCCAGACTGGGTGAAACAATTCCTGATGCGTTACTCGCCAATTTAGAGACGGTCGGTGATGTTGTCACATTAATCGAGACGTTTCCCACGGACATCGCAAGAGAGAAAGAGAAGCCTCGCGAGGTCGGAAAGCCTGAGTTCAGGCAGGTGCCTCGGTGGTATGCCCGTGCGTTTCGCACCGTGATTACCGGCATCTATCGGAACTATTTTTCATTGAAATGCTACGGGCTTGAGCATATTCCACAGGATAAACCCTATATTATTATGCCGAATCACACAAGTCACCTTGATACTTTAACGGTGATTACTGCGCTCGGAACGAAGGCGTACCGACTCTGGACGCTCGCTGCCCGAGATTACTGGTTCGCGACCCGTTTTCAAGGTTGGTTTGCTGGGACGTGCCTTAACGCGCTGCCGATAGAACGGGAGGGGAATTTTACTGAGTTTCTACAGGATCTCAGGGCAGCGAACGAGGTGATGTCAGAAAATAACGGCTTGCTCATCTTTCCTGAAGGGACACGTTCCCTTGATGGTAAACTTCAACCTTTCAAACCGGGTGTGCTTAGTTTGCTCATCTATACGCCTAACGTCCCGGTTATACCGGCTTATATTGACGGAACCTACCACGCGTTACCGAAGGGACAGAACTTACCTAAGAAACATCCTGTGCGTATCGTTTTTGGTGAACCGTTTACCTTCCCGCCGGAGGATTGGGGACCGCAGGACAAAACGCCGATCAATCCCGACAGATACCAGGAATTTTTGGAATTGGCACAAAATCGAGTTGCTAAACTTGGAGCCATGCTGAGATAACAGGAAGGTTCTTAGGACGTTACTATGTCAGATCCGAACCCGAAACTTTTAAAAACAGTGGCATTTTTTGATGTGGATGGCACTTTGTTGAAGTCCACGATTGTCCATTACTATATCTGGATGCGGTTCAAAGAAACGCCATTCCTTTTAAAGTATCTGTGGCTCGTTGGATTTCTACCCAAAATTGTCTACTACTTAATTTTGGATAGGATCAGTCGTCCCCGCTTCAATGAGACATTTTATCGTAACTATCGCGGGATGAATGTCGACGAGATCAAGGAATTGTCTATCGAAATGTTCGAGGCTTACCTGCGTCCGAAGATCTTCCCTGCCGCGATAGCCCAAATTCAGGAACACAAGG
This window of the Candidatus Poribacteria bacterium genome carries:
- a CDS encoding AMP-binding protein — translated: MSITDFFRGKVLLITGGTAFLGQPMVAKILTALPDIQKIYLLIRSRTDTTGKHTSAQERLENELLTSDVFASLRRLHGDNFDAWAQQKLTAVEGDLTHERLGFSDAEYQRLQNEVQVFINIAGLVDFDPPFDDSLWGNALAAKHVVNFAKGCPDAVFLHISTAYVCGDKPGRVPEELPLAYAHYARQHREKTGMPIPETLSEEIEGLLSLSAAIRAEAESPETLVNLQQEAEAQIKGTRKGLAAQIEELKAEWLEERLVEEGLKHARSRGWNDTYTYMKFLAEQMVMELRGELPTAIVRPSIIESSFDEPEPGWLGGFRMCEPLIVGFGKGRLPDFPADPDIILDIIPVDFVVNAILAAAEATAKRRGLEVYHVATGTQNPLYFRGIFEATYEYFMKYPMVEDGKPVAVPIWKYPSLAEFQRKLDSRMRLVDLAVQTLGKLPIRAAKRKRRHLVLKQSGIKALLHYIRIYAPYTRTNFEFETEKTQGLYEALSPTEQQRFNFDVSRIHWKRYFQEIHIPGIKRHVLKIENNTANDTEASSSAKQEKANSQDESEESATALKRIAPKTIVDLIKMQAARIPDRIALQMANESGWEVYTYAETYTLSRQVAWQLWKSGLRKDDRVILVSENQPEWCIAYLAAIQIGIAVVPLDAQTPAHEILAIAKFTTAKSILASESVLEKSDAEILSTPETMLQNINKNCEIVGVSDARVHEAPTTEIPADFPNVDVSPDTVASIIFTMGTTVEAKGAMLTHGGFISNVQAVAKALPPTDTERILSALPLYHALSFSCSLLMALYSGTTATYVNALRPTTLLKTMREAKTTAFIGVPRLFQMLQSTIERQASRADTPGETLAKKAQAVMGGEIRVLVSGGASLSDAIYDGFQKFGMTLYQGYGMTETAPVLSVNPYLKSKRGSVGPAVEGVELQIKNPGSDGIGEIIAKGPSTMKGYYQNADATEKAIRNGWLYTGDLGYMDADGYLYLTGHCKDIIVPASGKNVYPVELEALYRDSSETISEMCVLGIPHEDGSDMGIHAVIVPTTPDEETQTEIQHYLQARAKQLPSYQQFHKSHFWNDPLPKTADGEIDRQRLRCSLEAHIKSMADLQENPSADVDSAAPRSDIPEEILSTLARLARMPAHQIQRESRLDTDLGLDSLTRLDLLLVLESRLGETIPDALLANLETVGDVVTLIETFPTDIAREKEKPREVGKPEFRQVPRWYARAFRTVITGIYRNYFSLKCYGLEHIPQDKPYIIMPNHTSHLDTLTVITALGTKAYRLWTLAARDYWFATRFQGWFAGTCLNALPIEREGNFTEFLQDLRAANEVMSENNGLLIFPEGTRSLDGKLQPFKPGVLSLLIYTPNVPVIPAYIDGTYHALPKGQNLPKKHPVRIVFGEPFTFPPEDWGPQDKTPINPDRYQEFLELAQNRVAKLGAMLR
- a CDS encoding SpoIIE family protein phosphatase; its protein translation is MLPEAEKLQFLQKTELFAELPQTELKAICHIANEVAYPAYSTLFEEGDEGDSLYLLVEGEVSIIKAGTEVLFFNEKGYCLGEIALIDNKPRSATVKTVKPTQFLRITRSDFYNAMAREPRIGSGMFRVLNEKIRRDLEIQMSAIRKEVAQEESMRLAAEVQKSLLPNKEIAQRHVSSSGYCRPANSVGGDYYDYMELRDNSVAIFLGDVMGHGYHSAMVAAMTKSCLQTQLRFDASVPEVMKAITRVTEEDAQAFIYMTCCYLIIHPDNRLEFANAGHPQMLLYRAEQNGIKRDDTDLIELESSFLPVGISMSDTPTQYYSSEVEWYPGDLLVLYSDGITEAFNPNAEMYGFDRFTELISQKRHLSPEEIKTEILSDLQAHQQDESANDDITLVVVKFL